Within the Candidatus Bathyarchaeota archaeon genome, the region AGCGGGGCCTATGGGGCCGAAAACCGTTGAAGCCTTAATATGCCACCTCGCAGACGTTGCGGATTCAAGGCTAAACGGCGAAGTCTTACGAGCAGCAAGATATTTAATCTCAAAAACAACAGGCCAAGAACCTCCGCAGCTAACTTCCAAGGAAGCATTTGAAATATTAAAGGTTAAAGCCGAAAAGGGCTGGGAAGGCCTCGAAAAGTTTTTAGAAAAGAAAATGGCAGAATCATGAGTCTCTCCTAGAAAATTAGTTTGGTGGGCCTCTCGCACTCAAGATCTCAATCACAATTCAGTGGGGCCAGAGTCGTCATCGCCCACCAACAACATTTAGTAAATATCTTAAATAAAAATCTATAGTCGAAATGCGTGTTGAAATAGATGTTGAAACACATTAAAGTTCAGCCGTTAGCAGCGGAAAGCCTTGGAGTACGTTCAATGTCAACTTTCATTGAAACTCCAAACATTAGAGTCTTGCTTGACGCTGGAGTTTCTCTTGCGCCAAACCGTTTTGGTTTTCAGCCGCATCCGCTTGAGTATAAGGCAATAATTGAAGCTAGAAAAAGGATAAAGGAAGCAGCAGAAAAAGCCGACATAGTAACAATCAGCCACTACCACTTTGACCATCATACACCTTCCTATACTGATTGGTGCTACAACTGGACAAACGAAGAAACAGCAAGGGAAATTTATCAGGACAAATTTGTCCTCGCAAAAAGTTACAAATCAAAGATAAATTTCAATCAGCGTCGAAGAGGATGGATGTTCACCAAAACAGGCGGTAAATACGCAAAAAAACTTGAATTTGCAGATGGAAAAAAGTTTAAGTTCGGAGAAACCACCATCAAGTTTTCCGAACCAGTTTTTCACGGCTCTGAAAACACGGCTTTAGGCTGGGTATTAATGATGCTGATTAAGTATGAAGACGAAAAAGTACTTTTCGCACCGGACGTGCAAGGTCCAATGTACGATAAAACTTTAAAAATGATATTGGCTGCGAAACCTCAGCTTCTAATTATAGGAGGCCCACCCCTCTACCTAGCTGATTTCAGAGTTAAAAAGGAGAATATAAACTTAGGAATAAGAAATCTCGAAATCTTGGCTGAGAAGATTCCAAACATGATTTTGGAGCATCACCTGCTCAGAGATGAAAATTGGAAAGAAAAGGTAAAATCTGTTTTCGAAAAAGCCCGCCAAAACCACCATAATGTTTTTACGGCTGCAGAATACATGAAACAAGAAAATAACCTCTTAGAATCCATTAGAGATAAACTCTATCAAAATTTTCCACCGAGAAATGAATTCGAGAAATGGTCGAAACTTCCCGTTAAGAAGAGAAAAGTTTCTCCTCCGCCCATATAGCTATGGCAAAGACGAAACAGTCGCTAAACCTATAAGGATAGTTAAACTTTAAAACTCCATGAAAGGAGGCAAAAGAAACAACACAGTAGGCTAGAAGAAATGAAAAAATAGCATTCATGGTTTTCATTCAGCCTTAGATACGATGTATCACCACCACGATCTCTCTGGTGGGGAGGACCTACCGGTGGCGTTGCAAGGAAATTCCTAGGATTGCGACATTTCCCACTCTAGGAGGGATTCAGATGGAAGAGAGAGAAAGAAGAAAGAAGTTGAGCCAAATTTGGCTGATCGCTGATGCAGTGTTTGTTAGCGGTATCATTATGCTATGGATATTGACATTCTTTGTGAACCCCTTCTACAGCTACTCTCCCTCTGAAACAGCGTTTATTTTCGAAACATTGGGAGGCATTGAAATATACCATGTACTGCGAATATTTGTACTAATAGTAGCATTCGTTCCAACATACTATATCTACGCACGAGTAGTATCTAACCTAAACTTAAACGATAACTCCACAATGTCAAGAATAAAGTCATGCCTACTTAACATGACTATACTTCTATTAGCACCAATGGTTTTGTTCTTTATACTTTACCTTCCTGATGTAACATCAATCCCACATTTAGTTTCCGATGCAACGTATAGCATTCTTGCTGGCTTTGGATTGGGAACAGTGCTTGGACGTATTAAGCTATTGATCACAAATAAAACTGAAAAATAAATATCTCCCCTCTCCCTTTCTCAAAAATTATCAATTTAAAAATAAAACAACAAAACAGAAAGTTTTTAAATAATTATTTATTAGCAAAGATAATTAATTCAGTAGAAAGGCGTATCCATGGGGAAAAGGACTATCGCAAATTTATGAGGTCTCAAATTTAGGTTGAGATTTAAATGTCAAAACTTAAACTGGAAGGAATTTTCGTCCCTCACGTAACGCCGTTCAAACATAACGGAGAAATAAACGAAGGTGCACTTCGAGAACTCTTACAATTTTGGATTCAAGGAGGCCTTTCCGGGCTTGTTCCATGCGGAAGTAACGGTGAAGCGCCCTATCTTTTAAGGGAAGAAAGAAAAAGAGTCATTGAAATAGTTGTAGACGAAGTTAACGGTAAAGTTCCAGTAATCGCCGGAACCGGAGCCATAGGCACAAAAGAAACAATACAGTTAACCAGAGACGCCGAGGACATAGGAGCAGACGCCGCCTTAATCGTAACGCCATTCTACTTCAGGTATTCAAGTAGAGAGTTATATGCTCACTACAGCGCCATACTCGAAGCTGTAGATATACCAGTACTCGTCTATAACGTTCCGAAATTCACTGGATTTTCCTTAGAGCCCAGCTTAGTCCACAAGCTTGCCTCCGAATACGATAATGTGATTGGAGTAAAGGATAGTAGTGGAAGCCTAAGCCAAATAGCTGAACTCACTAGGCTTGTCGGCGAAAGAATTTCAGTTTTAGCTGGAACAGCTGACGTTGTTCTTCCAACTTTAATGCTTGGAGGGAAAGGAGCAATAATCGCAGTTGCAAATGTCGCTCCGAGACTGTGTAGCGATTTATATGAGGCCTTTAAGGAAGGAAACTTTGAAGAAGCAAGCAGACTTCAAAGGTGTATATCCTACATAAATGAGGTTGTTGTAAGGAAGTACAATCAACTTGCAGCCATAAAGGAAACATTAAACATTAAGGGTTTGCCAGCTGGGTATCCTCGGAAGCCAACATTGCCGCTGGAAGAAAACGAAAAAGATGAGATAAAAGAATTTTTAAGTAAAATTGAAATTTTCTAGCTTATTATTTCGCTGGAGATTTTCTTTAAAGCCTTTTTCAATGCATTGACACTTGAAATCCATGCTTCGTCTCCTTCACTCCATGGAACAGAAACAAGCGAAAGCCTAACAGCGTTCACTGGCCCTCCGTAAAACTGCTCAGCTGGAACAGTCACTATTCCATAGTCCTTTATCAGCTTGTCGGCAAAAACTTTACCTTCAGCTTTTCCCGTTCGAACTAGAACGTAAAGGGCTCCAAACATTCCATTTTTAGGAAGTATGAGGTAGTCTCCAACTTGCTCAATTAGGATTGTCAGCCTATCTGCAAGCACTTTGCAAATCCATTCATAACTTAGAGGCTGTTCTAAGAATTTCTTCAAAATGTGAAATCCAGCAATGAATGACGGTGTTGGACTACTTAGATTTTCCCTACCAATTATGGCTTCCATATTTTCTATCCACTTTTTGCTTGCAGTTGCAAATCCAAACCTTAAACCAGCAATTAGGCAAGTTTTTGAAAGACTCGACAAAATGCACACGATTTCATAGTGCTTTTCCACTATTTTCTTAAATCGGTTAAGTACGTCCCACAGAAATTTCTTATCAAACACCGCATTTTTTGAATTAAGCCGAATTATAGTGAACAGGTAAGGTGCATCCCATACTACTCCACCGTGATTAGCCGATAAAATGTCCAAGATGGCTTCTAAATCGTCGGCTGAAACGTAACCGGTCGGATTGTTGGGCATACTTATGTAAAAAACCGAGTTTTCGCTTACTTTCTCCTTCAAATCATCAATGTTAATTGATAGGTCATCGTTTACTTCCACCCTCACTTCATTTAGGTTATGACCTCTAATTATGCCTGAAATTGGAGCGTAATCCCACCTCGACAGTAAAACGTTTACCCCTTGCTTCAGCGACCTAAGTGCAACTGTCATGGCTTGCTGTCCACCCGCCGTAACAGTAACTCTGTCAACATCATCGTCTGAGAGTGGAACCCCATGAATTTCCCTAAAGTAGCGAATAACCAGTTTTTTGGTGGGTTCTGTTCCGCCTGTTGGAGAATAAGCAATTCCTTTAGGATGAGGATAGTAAGATTCGATTAAACCGTTTTTTAGGCCATCGGCTATCTGCCTTAACTCGTCTGGTGAGGATTCTTCAATTTTTATTTCAAATTTGCCGAAAAGCTTTTGGTTAAGCAGTAGGTTGCCGATATTACCGCTGCTGAAGTCGAAGACTTGAAGTCCCCTCAATTTTCTTTCAATAGCCTTAGCCATGGCATCCCTAATCGCCGGTGGTGGGGGAGAAGGAGACAAAAAATCTTGCTTTGACACCTTAATCTACTCCAATACTCTTTAACATTACCATTAATTCCATAAAATGCCTTTTGGTGGAAAAGGGGTAAAATGGTCGGGCGGGCAGGATTTGAACCTGCGACACTCCGGTTTCTGCACTGTACGCCTGGCAGGCTGGTGGCGTCCACCTTGGGTGGGCGTCTACAGCCGGAAGCTCTACCAGGCTGAGCTACCGCCCGTTTGCTATGAGTATGAAGATTAGAATTTACAATTTAATCGTTTCGTTATAATGCCAACTTTTATTGCGTGCTGTTCTATTCTGTAGTTAAGGGTGAAAGCATGCTGGAATATGAATGCGATTTGCTTTGTAAATTGGTTGCCATAGATACGGATTCAACCCAGAGGAAAAACTACGATAAGATTGCTGACTTATTGATTAGTGAAGCAGAAAGAGTTGGGCTTAAAGCTGAAAAGGTGATTGATGAAAAGGGCATCCCCCACGTTTTAGTCGGATTTTCAAACGCTCCTGCTGATGCTAAGAAAATCGTCTTCCTAACTCATTACGATGTTGTTCCAGCAGGTGAAGGATGGGATTTCGACCCATTCAAGCCATTCATTAAAAATGGAAAACTTTTCGGAAGAGGCGCTGCGGATGATAAATCTAACATTGTTGCGGCCTTAACTGCCTTCAAAGAAGTTTTAGAGGAAAAATTGCCGTTAAAAGTTAATCCTGTGCTTGTTGTTGCTGGCGGAGAAGAAACAGGTGAAGGAGAAAGCTTTTTCAGAAAAATTGAAGGCGACGTATGCGTAGTTTTAGACTCTGGATGTGAAGGCTTGTCGATTGGAGCGTCCGGCGTTGCAAGATTAAACGTTAAGGTAATTGGCAGACAAGCCCATTCAGCTTATCCATTTAGAGGAAAAAATGCAATTTATCAAGCATCAAAAATTGTGTCCTTTATAGAAGAAGTTGCGAAGGAAACAGAGAAGAAAATAGTTTCAAGATTTTACGCGCCAACCCATTATGAATGCGTTCCAAGAAGAATAAGTGTAACCATGATTAATGGCGGGGTAGCCGCAAACATAATTCCGGCTGAGTGTAACCTTCTAGTAGACGTTAGAACAATACCTGAAGAGAAAGCTGAGAAAGCGGCAGAAGAACTAAGAAAAACTATCGAAGATTACGCCGAAAAGAACGGGATAAAGGTCAAGGTGGAAGCTAAAGCCTTTATGGACGGCTGGTATACAACAGATGAAAAAATAATTGAAAAATTTAAGGAGATTCTTGAGGAAGTTTTAGGTCGAAAAGTAAAGGTTGTTGTTGAGCTTGGAGGAACAGACGGTGTATTCATGATAGACCGAATGCCAGTAATTCAGTTCGGAACTATGCGAGACGAAAACAATATTCACGGAAAAAATGAATTCGTCTATTTAGAAGACGTAGAAAAAGTGAAGAAATTCG harbors:
- the dapA gene encoding 4-hydroxy-tetrahydrodipicolinate synthase — protein: MSKLKLEGIFVPHVTPFKHNGEINEGALRELLQFWIQGGLSGLVPCGSNGEAPYLLREERKRVIEIVVDEVNGKVPVIAGTGAIGTKETIQLTRDAEDIGADAALIVTPFYFRYSSRELYAHYSAILEAVDIPVLVYNVPKFTGFSLEPSLVHKLASEYDNVIGVKDSSGSLSQIAELTRLVGERISVLAGTADVVLPTLMLGGKGAIIAVANVAPRLCSDLYEAFKEGNFEEASRLQRCISYINEVVVRKYNQLAAIKETLNIKGLPAGYPRKPTLPLEENEKDEIKEFLSKIEIF
- a CDS encoding pyridoxal phosphate-dependent aminotransferase, producing the protein MSKQDFLSPSPPPPAIRDAMAKAIERKLRGLQVFDFSSGNIGNLLLNQKLFGKFEIKIEESSPDELRQIADGLKNGLIESYYPHPKGIAYSPTGGTEPTKKLVIRYFREIHGVPLSDDDVDRVTVTAGGQQAMTVALRSLKQGVNVLLSRWDYAPISGIIRGHNLNEVRVEVNDDLSINIDDLKEKVSENSVFYISMPNNPTGYVSADDLEAILDILSANHGGVVWDAPYLFTIIRLNSKNAVFDKKFLWDVLNRFKKIVEKHYEIVCILSSLSKTCLIAGLRFGFATASKKWIENMEAIIGRENLSSPTPSFIAGFHILKKFLEQPLSYEWICKVLADRLTILIEQVGDYLILPKNGMFGALYVLVRTGKAEGKVFADKLIKDYGIVTVPAEQFYGGPVNAVRLSLVSVPWSEGDEAWISSVNALKKALKKISSEIIS
- a CDS encoding ArgE/DapE family deacylase; the protein is MLEYECDLLCKLVAIDTDSTQRKNYDKIADLLISEAERVGLKAEKVIDEKGIPHVLVGFSNAPADAKKIVFLTHYDVVPAGEGWDFDPFKPFIKNGKLFGRGAADDKSNIVAALTAFKEVLEEKLPLKVNPVLVVAGGEETGEGESFFRKIEGDVCVVLDSGCEGLSIGASGVARLNVKVIGRQAHSAYPFRGKNAIYQASKIVSFIEEVAKETEKKIVSRFYAPTHYECVPRRISVTMINGGVAANIIPAECNLLVDVRTIPEEKAEKAAEELRKTIEDYAEKNGIKVKVEAKAFMDGWYTTDEKIIEKFKEILEEVLGRKVKVVVELGGTDGVFMIDRMPVIQFGTMRDENNIHGKNEFVYLEDVEKVKKFVKTVITSDL